The following proteins come from a genomic window of Halomarina ordinaria:
- a CDS encoding PKD domain-containing protein yields MTADRKRIGVRTLAAAALAVTLVLSAGATSVALAAGATEVTIAPADQTVGVGDSTTFDVVVDTTSGGVGAASGTVALTDPSVAEITAIDLAGDPAFPESSIADDGSSASFLFASGGNTLADDPAGVTVATVTVAGTAAGETDLTLGEAPFELGDADGSDYTVTGTTDATLTVTPQNQPPVADAGADQTVEEGETVELDGSASSDPDGDALTYAWAQVGDGPDVSLDDASAAQPTFTAPEVESATTLDFEVTVDDGAASDTDTVSVTVEPLSPATFAVSNLDAPASAEQGESITVSADVTNDGEQAGTKTVEFQLDGTSVASQQVTLAPGETETVSFDVTVPADLAPGTYTHGVFTADDGATAQLDVEAAPDAPDLTSAVSLSPAEQTVGVGGSVTYDVVVENADGGVGAVDLVVSVDDASVATIDAIEPAVSTVDDEATVAEDGSSASLSAFGMDTADEGAVTVATVTVDAAAVDTTQLSLDVTALGTEDGEDVTVTDTAGATLVVEPASFLVSDLDAPADVVRGETVSVSASVTNDGSIETSKTVEFRFDLNGDGTLAANEAVASKTVTLAPGETETVPFVATVPADLALGTYAHGVFTVDDDATGEIAVTLPVLDESYAGPPGDLDGDGLYEDVNGNGEFNLVDVQAAFANRDDPTLTENDALFDFTGNGVFDLVDIQRLFAEVNE; encoded by the coding sequence ATGACAGCAGACAGGAAGCGAATCGGAGTACGGACGCTCGCGGCCGCCGCGCTCGCGGTGACGCTCGTCCTCTCGGCGGGGGCGACGTCGGTCGCGCTCGCCGCGGGGGCCACCGAGGTGACCATCGCGCCGGCCGACCAGACCGTCGGCGTCGGCGACTCGACGACGTTCGACGTCGTCGTCGACACCACCAGCGGGGGTGTCGGCGCCGCTAGCGGGACGGTCGCGCTGACCGACCCGTCGGTCGCGGAGATAACGGCTATCGACCTCGCCGGCGACCCGGCGTTCCCCGAGTCCTCGATAGCCGACGACGGCTCGTCGGCCTCGTTCCTGTTCGCCTCCGGGGGGAACACCCTGGCCGACGACCCCGCGGGCGTGACCGTCGCGACGGTCACGGTCGCCGGGACGGCGGCCGGCGAGACGGACCTCACGCTCGGCGAGGCGCCGTTCGAACTCGGCGACGCCGACGGGAGCGACTACACCGTGACGGGCACGACCGACGCGACGCTGACCGTCACGCCCCAGAACCAGCCCCCGGTCGCGGACGCCGGGGCCGACCAGACCGTCGAAGAGGGTGAGACGGTCGAACTCGACGGCTCGGCGTCGAGCGACCCCGACGGCGACGCGCTGACCTACGCGTGGGCGCAGGTCGGCGACGGCCCGGACGTCTCGCTCGACGACGCGAGCGCCGCCCAGCCGACGTTCACCGCCCCGGAGGTGGAGAGCGCGACGACGCTCGACTTCGAGGTGACCGTCGACGACGGCGCGGCGAGCGACACGGACACCGTGAGCGTGACGGTCGAACCGCTCTCGCCGGCGACGTTCGCGGTCTCGAACCTCGACGCGCCCGCGAGCGCGGAGCAGGGCGAGAGCATCACCGTCTCGGCCGACGTCACCAACGACGGCGAGCAGGCCGGGACGAAGACCGTCGAGTTCCAGCTCGACGGCACGAGCGTCGCGAGCCAGCAGGTGACGCTCGCGCCCGGCGAGACGGAGACCGTCTCCTTCGACGTGACCGTCCCCGCCGACCTCGCGCCCGGCACCTACACGCACGGCGTGTTCACCGCCGACGACGGCGCGACGGCGCAACTCGACGTCGAGGCGGCACCGGACGCCCCCGACCTGACCTCGGCGGTGAGCCTCTCGCCGGCCGAACAGACCGTGGGCGTCGGCGGGTCGGTCACCTACGACGTGGTCGTCGAGAACGCCGACGGCGGCGTCGGCGCGGTCGACCTCGTCGTCTCGGTCGACGATGCGAGCGTGGCGACCATCGACGCCATCGAACCGGCGGTGTCGACCGTCGACGACGAGGCCACGGTCGCCGAGGACGGTTCCTCGGCGTCCCTCTCGGCGTTCGGGATGGACACCGCCGACGAGGGCGCGGTGACCGTCGCGACGGTCACCGTCGACGCGGCGGCCGTCGACACGACACAGCTCTCGCTCGACGTGACCGCGCTCGGGACGGAAGACGGCGAGGACGTGACCGTCACCGACACCGCCGGCGCGACGCTCGTCGTCGAACCGGCGAGCTTCCTCGTCTCGGACCTCGACGCACCCGCGGACGTCGTCCGCGGTGAGACCGTCTCGGTGAGCGCGAGCGTCACCAACGACGGGTCCATCGAGACGTCGAAGACCGTCGAGTTCCGCTTCGACCTGAACGGCGACGGGACGCTCGCGGCGAACGAGGCCGTGGCGTCGAAGACGGTCACCCTCGCGCCGGGCGAGACGGAGACCGTCCCGTTCGTCGCCACCGTCCCCGCGGACCTCGCGCTCGGCACGTACGCCCACGGGGTGTTCACGGTCGACGACGACGCGACGGGCGAGATAGCGGTCACCCTGCCGGTGCTCGACGAGAGCTACGCGGGACCGCCGGGGGACCTCGACGGTGACGGCCTCTACGAGGACGTCAACGGCAACGGGGAGTTCAACCTGGTCGACGTGCAGGCGGCGTTCGCCAACCGCGACGACCCGACGCTGACCGAGAACGACGCGCTGTTCGACTTCACCGGCAACGGCGTGTTCGACCTCGTCGACATCCAGCGGCTCTTCGCCGAGGTCAACGAGTAG
- a CDS encoding DUF790 family protein, producing the protein MLTKDLLRVSRRGGTYRPQFTTEADEELAARVLGVYQGHVGEPRATLAEALTDLEGDVESFKLVRGFAKLLEREATFEVRAAADPERVRDAVFRAAEREGVVTADERAAVLERVADRFGVTVDDIDTSLYADLDSREVLVAFDPRWSPADLREQYDLSLAQTALFDATEVRIRSADPKRLVSAVKRLRLLYEIRKTSEDSGGDGPPVREVIVTGPDALFRRSRRYGTRFARLLRTVAAAPDWHLEATIDDRGTDRLLELDGSDVTVPNVEPLAEPAFDSGVEADFAARFRALDLDWDLVREPEPLESGAHVVIPDFAFDWAHGDFRVFFEIMGFWTPEYVEKKLSRLSTLEDVELLVAVDESLGVGEELAALDHRVVTYTGTVRVKDVRDALRRYEDDLVAAAADDLPDDLVPEADVTTLARLAADYGVSEATVEAKAFPEHERVGRTLVRPAVLDDLGERIEAGQSLSAAETVLDEVGIDDASAALSALGYRVEWTGLSGGTVRPKEE; encoded by the coding sequence ATGCTGACGAAGGACCTCCTGCGCGTCTCCCGGCGCGGCGGGACCTATCGTCCGCAGTTCACGACCGAGGCGGACGAGGAACTCGCCGCGCGCGTCCTCGGCGTCTACCAGGGCCACGTCGGCGAACCGCGCGCGACGCTGGCGGAAGCGCTCACGGACCTCGAAGGCGACGTCGAGTCGTTCAAGCTCGTCCGCGGGTTCGCGAAGCTCTTAGAACGGGAGGCGACGTTCGAGGTACGCGCGGCGGCCGACCCCGAGCGCGTCCGCGACGCCGTGTTCCGTGCCGCAGAGCGGGAGGGCGTCGTCACGGCGGACGAGCGGGCGGCGGTCCTCGAACGGGTCGCCGACCGCTTCGGCGTCACCGTCGACGACATCGACACGTCGCTCTACGCCGACCTCGACTCGCGGGAGGTCCTCGTCGCGTTCGACCCGCGCTGGTCGCCGGCCGACCTCCGGGAACAGTACGACCTCTCGCTCGCGCAGACGGCGCTGTTCGACGCGACCGAGGTCAGGATACGGAGCGCCGACCCGAAGCGCCTCGTCTCGGCGGTCAAGCGCCTGCGACTTCTCTACGAGATTCGGAAGACGTCCGAGGACAGTGGGGGCGACGGTCCGCCGGTCCGCGAGGTAATCGTCACCGGTCCCGACGCGCTCTTCCGGCGGTCGCGCCGCTACGGGACGCGCTTCGCGCGCCTCCTGCGGACGGTCGCGGCGGCGCCCGACTGGCACCTCGAGGCGACCATCGACGACCGCGGCACCGACCGCCTGCTCGAACTCGACGGCTCGGACGTGACGGTCCCGAACGTCGAACCGCTCGCGGAACCCGCCTTCGACAGCGGCGTCGAGGCCGACTTCGCCGCGCGCTTTCGCGCGCTCGACCTCGACTGGGACCTCGTGCGCGAACCCGAACCCCTCGAGTCGGGGGCACACGTCGTCATCCCCGACTTCGCGTTCGACTGGGCGCACGGGGACTTCCGGGTCTTCTTCGAGATAATGGGCTTCTGGACGCCGGAGTACGTCGAGAAGAAGCTCTCGCGGCTCTCGACGCTCGAGGACGTCGAACTGCTCGTCGCGGTCGACGAGTCGCTCGGCGTCGGCGAGGAACTCGCGGCGCTCGACCACCGGGTCGTCACCTACACGGGAACGGTCCGGGTGAAGGACGTCCGGGACGCGCTGCGGCGCTACGAGGACGACCTCGTGGCTGCCGCGGCCGACGACCTCCCCGACGACCTCGTCCCCGAGGCCGACGTGACGACGCTCGCACGCCTCGCCGCCGACTACGGCGTCAGCGAGGCCACTGTCGAGGCGAAGGCCTTCCCCGAACACGAGCGCGTCGGGCGGACGCTCGTCCGCCCGGCCGTCCTCGACGACCTCGGCGAACGCATCGAGGCGGGGCAGTCGCTCTCGGCGGCCGAAACCGTCCTCGACGAGGTCGGCATCGACGACGCGAGCGCGGCGCTGTCGGCGCTCGGCTACCGCGTCGAGTGGACTGGCCTCTCGGGGGGAACGGTCCGGCCGAAGGAGGAGTGA
- a CDS encoding DUF7122 family protein yields the protein MSDHRENVSHRFDRVPETAADREVEGRPSRAAVLDFWEERFGVPRDVFEGYSFWEKGSGKLWAFAGDVSAPTEVEALGMTFLRVRQEHWKPTTDAAQRFGPHATKNVVHLEEDLARRFVAGETVDPEWDGDWGYLVVTHDLAGNPAPLGVGLYLYDELRSQIPKGRRRAID from the coding sequence GTGAGCGACCACCGCGAGAACGTCAGCCACCGGTTCGACCGCGTCCCCGAGACGGCCGCCGACCGGGAGGTCGAGGGCCGTCCCTCACGGGCCGCCGTCCTCGACTTCTGGGAGGAACGTTTCGGCGTCCCGAGGGACGTCTTCGAGGGGTACTCGTTCTGGGAGAAAGGGTCGGGGAAGCTCTGGGCGTTCGCGGGCGACGTGTCCGCGCCGACCGAGGTCGAGGCGCTGGGGATGACGTTCCTGCGCGTCAGACAGGAACACTGGAAGCCGACGACCGACGCCGCCCAGCGTTTCGGGCCGCACGCGACGAAGAACGTCGTCCACCTGGAAGAGGACCTCGCCCGGCGGTTCGTCGCCGGCGAGACCGTCGACCCCGAGTGGGACGGCGACTGGGGTTACCTCGTCGTCACTCACGACCTGGCTGGCAACCCGGCGCCGCTCGGCGTCGGCCTCTACCTCTACGACGAACTCCGGTCGCAGATACCCAAGGGAAGACGCCGCGCCATCGACTGA
- a CDS encoding malectin domain-containing carbohydrate-binding protein: MTAVALVALLLLSSVSMSGVVTNAAAAPGDVLYRVNAGGETVDAADGGPDWVASDQSSAVISDADEFGNYDGTVDLDGSVPSGTPTELFGTELYGDMQWSFSDGVQSGETYEVRLYFAEIFHGVQNGNGEGAREFDVAIEGETVLDDYDIVADVGPETGVMKSFEVTPTDGTIDVDFTTVTDNAKVSAVEIVESAPEPNVLGAPGSVDFDEVVTGQSATESVTLSNEGDAGDPDITVSDVSLSGADADDFSASLAGDGTLAPGESATVQVTFSPSDAQAKAASLDVTHSGSNSPLSVSLSGEGVSDVPVGFGASGLDGVSLSNPTSLQFGPDDRLYVAQQGGVIEAYEVERGGSNDYEVVDSETIDLVNDIQNHNDDGSTDGVPDNRQVTGIVVAGTADNPVLYVSSSDSRIAVSNDSPPEDSLDTNSGTVSKLTWTGSEWEHVVLVRGLPRSEENHSPNGMQYDEATDTLYLAVGGHTNQGAPSDKFSYLPEYALSAAIVSIDLADVESRETQTDATVPYKYDLPTLQGGDDPFGGLDGQNMATLVEDGPVQVYSPGYRNAYDIVLTEDGQLYTVDNGANGGWGNVPVGDGTAMCTNEPNGPGSGSPDNLHLVTEDYYAGHPNPTRGNPDGANVYDQNGDLVVEFTEDDTPVPFDMADPRECEYIAPADDDSVLATFGSSTNGLTEYTASNFGGAMQGDLLTASFDGSVYRVQLSADGSEATETTQLFSNFGSTPLDVTAQGDDDPFAGSVWAVTYGSNDVTVFEPNDYDADGGDGGDTPACTGADDASLDEDSDGYDNADELDAGTDPCSSADKPADYDGDFVSNVNDDDDDNDGLLDTDDPFAVDPDNGLSTTLPVSYDFERGSQPDSLEGIGFTGLMSNGEDYQDLYEPGNVVFGGANPVLTVEEVQDGDAVNQNNDQQHAFQFGVDAPDDSFVVESTVSGLPEEPEDYQSAGIYLGTGDQDNYVKLVTSANGGAGGVQFAKEVDGNFENVVQPDVPAVTSTETDLSLTVHPENETVVAHYATDGGEQVLVGSTTIPAEWLDNQVDGQDVGLAVGVISTSYQASPFAATWEGIDVRALSTGDNAAPTADAGADQTVEEGETVELDGSASSDPDGDQLGYSWTQLSGPDAGLSVFDAPNPTFTAPEVDGDADLVFELEVSDGVETATDTVTVTVEDTDAQSEGDVVFAVNAGGDEYTAADGTVYEADTEFSGGQTYSLTTGEDIAGTDDDTLYETERYGDFSYDVPLPDGEYEVTLQFAEIYQGVSPNDDPDDDGAGDGNVGDRVFDVAVEGETVLDDYDIFAEVGSLTAVEETVTAEVTDGELNVDFTTVEDNAKVSAIRVESVGPAEDPDSVTEATVTVNGGSGNLDASTYSGGSFVVENTGTENIETLTLDLGTTALPDVVFDPVGTAGDETGKCFVADSGASAVGLLTDGSGSGDASCLDPFSNPHDGDPDDGYETLTVEFDDFEPGETFAFSSDLDPTSIKGAQGTQNSLAGPIGGNDVVGATVTVESASGTSTGELYSDGSAGGSEVTTASAPAAAPTLGVDGVALGATDFPAHASGAATVAEATQTVTVSDVAPGATVSLLHTEGELNVEGVPDGGYDLDAYEANRLLALETATATADENGEATFEVTLTDSSEAGGLNYFVATTVDDAGETGLVSQSVVLDLDPDGASDGPAPIGDFENPPGDLDGDGLYEDVNGNGEFTIVDVQALFANFDDDAVQDDPDAFDFSGNGGVSIVDVQALFAEFQDGGADGS; the protein is encoded by the coding sequence ATGACGGCGGTTGCGCTCGTCGCGCTCCTCCTGTTGTCCAGTGTATCGATGTCCGGCGTCGTCACGAACGCGGCGGCCGCGCCGGGCGACGTCCTCTACCGGGTGAACGCCGGTGGTGAGACGGTCGACGCGGCCGACGGCGGCCCGGACTGGGTCGCCTCGGACCAGTCGTCGGCCGTGATTTCGGACGCCGACGAGTTCGGTAACTACGACGGGACGGTCGACCTCGACGGGTCGGTCCCGTCGGGGACGCCGACGGAACTCTTCGGAACCGAACTGTACGGCGACATGCAGTGGTCGTTCTCCGACGGCGTCCAGAGCGGCGAGACCTACGAGGTGCGCCTCTACTTCGCCGAAATCTTCCACGGCGTCCAGAACGGCAACGGCGAGGGCGCCCGCGAGTTCGACGTCGCTATCGAGGGCGAGACCGTCCTCGACGACTACGACATCGTCGCGGACGTCGGCCCGGAGACCGGCGTCATGAAGTCCTTCGAGGTCACGCCGACCGACGGCACCATCGACGTCGACTTCACCACCGTGACGGACAACGCGAAGGTCTCGGCGGTCGAGATCGTCGAGTCGGCGCCCGAGCCGAACGTCCTCGGCGCACCCGGTAGCGTCGACTTCGACGAGGTCGTGACCGGCCAGAGCGCGACCGAGTCGGTCACGCTCTCGAACGAGGGCGACGCCGGCGACCCCGACATCACCGTCTCCGACGTGAGTCTCTCGGGTGCTGACGCCGACGACTTCTCCGCGAGCCTCGCCGGCGACGGCACGCTCGCGCCGGGCGAGTCCGCCACCGTCCAGGTGACGTTCTCCCCCTCGGACGCCCAGGCCAAGGCGGCGAGCCTCGACGTGACCCACTCCGGGTCGAACTCGCCGCTGTCGGTGTCGCTCTCGGGTGAGGGCGTCAGCGACGTGCCGGTCGGCTTCGGCGCGAGCGGTCTCGACGGCGTCTCGCTGTCGAACCCCACGTCGCTGCAGTTCGGCCCCGACGACCGCCTCTACGTCGCCCAGCAGGGCGGCGTCATCGAGGCCTACGAGGTCGAACGCGGCGGCTCGAACGACTACGAGGTGGTCGACAGCGAGACCATCGACCTCGTCAACGACATCCAGAACCACAACGACGACGGCTCGACCGACGGCGTCCCGGACAACCGACAGGTGACGGGCATCGTCGTCGCCGGCACCGCCGACAACCCGGTGCTGTACGTCTCCTCGAGCGACTCCCGCATCGCGGTGAGCAACGACAGCCCGCCCGAGGACAGCCTCGACACCAACTCCGGGACGGTCTCGAAGCTGACCTGGACCGGCTCCGAGTGGGAGCACGTCGTCCTCGTGCGCGGCCTGCCGCGCTCGGAGGAGAACCACTCCCCGAACGGGATGCAGTACGACGAGGCGACCGACACGCTCTACCTCGCGGTCGGCGGCCACACCAACCAGGGCGCTCCCTCGGACAAGTTCTCCTACCTGCCCGAGTACGCGCTCTCGGCGGCCATCGTCTCCATCGACCTCGCGGACGTCGAGTCGAGGGAGACGCAGACCGACGCGACCGTCCCCTACAAGTACGACCTGCCGACGCTGCAGGGCGGGGACGACCCGTTCGGCGGCCTCGACGGGCAGAACATGGCGACGCTCGTCGAGGACGGCCCCGTACAGGTCTACTCGCCGGGCTACCGCAACGCCTACGACATCGTGCTGACCGAGGACGGCCAGCTCTACACGGTCGACAACGGCGCCAACGGCGGCTGGGGGAACGTCCCCGTCGGCGACGGCACCGCGATGTGCACGAACGAACCGAACGGCCCGGGGAGCGGGTCGCCCGACAACCTCCACCTCGTCACGGAGGACTACTACGCCGGGCACCCGAACCCGACGCGCGGCAACCCCGACGGCGCGAACGTCTACGACCAGAACGGCGACCTGGTGGTCGAGTTCACCGAGGACGACACGCCCGTCCCGTTCGACATGGCGGACCCGCGCGAGTGCGAGTACATCGCCCCGGCGGACGACGACTCCGTGCTCGCGACGTTCGGCTCGTCGACCAACGGGCTGACCGAGTACACCGCCTCGAACTTCGGCGGTGCCATGCAGGGCGACCTGCTGACCGCCAGCTTCGACGGCAGCGTCTACCGCGTCCAGCTCTCGGCCGACGGGAGCGAGGCGACGGAGACCACCCAGCTGTTCTCGAACTTCGGGAGCACGCCGCTGGACGTCACCGCACAGGGCGACGACGACCCCTTCGCGGGCTCCGTCTGGGCGGTCACCTACGGTAGCAACGACGTGACCGTCTTCGAGCCGAACGACTACGACGCCGACGGCGGTGACGGCGGCGACACGCCCGCCTGCACCGGCGCGGACGACGCCTCGCTCGACGAGGACTCCGACGGCTACGACAACGCCGACGAACTCGACGCCGGGACCGACCCGTGTTCGAGCGCGGACAAGCCCGCCGACTACGACGGCGACTTCGTCTCGAACGTCAACGACGACGACGACGACAACGACGGCCTGCTCGACACGGACGACCCGTTCGCGGTCGACCCCGACAACGGCCTGTCGACGACGCTCCCCGTCTCCTACGACTTCGAGCGCGGCTCCCAGCCCGACAGCCTCGAGGGCATCGGGTTCACCGGGCTGATGAGCAACGGCGAGGACTACCAGGACCTCTACGAGCCCGGTAACGTCGTCTTCGGCGGGGCCAACCCCGTGTTGACCGTCGAGGAGGTCCAGGACGGCGACGCGGTCAATCAGAATAACGACCAGCAACACGCGTTCCAGTTCGGCGTGGACGCCCCCGACGACTCGTTCGTCGTCGAGTCCACCGTCTCCGGCCTCCCCGAGGAGCCGGAGGACTACCAGTCGGCCGGCATCTACCTCGGAACCGGCGACCAGGACAACTACGTGAAACTCGTCACCAGCGCCAACGGCGGCGCCGGCGGCGTCCAGTTCGCGAAGGAGGTCGACGGGAACTTCGAGAACGTCGTACAGCCGGACGTCCCCGCGGTGACGAGCACCGAGACGGACCTCTCGCTGACGGTCCACCCCGAGAACGAGACGGTGGTGGCCCACTACGCGACGGACGGGGGCGAGCAGGTGCTCGTCGGGTCGACGACCATCCCCGCCGAGTGGCTGGACAACCAGGTCGACGGCCAGGACGTCGGCCTCGCGGTCGGCGTCATCTCGACGTCGTACCAGGCGAGCCCGTTCGCGGCGACGTGGGAGGGCATCGACGTGAGGGCCCTCTCGACCGGCGACAACGCGGCGCCGACGGCCGACGCCGGCGCCGACCAGACCGTCGAGGAGGGCGAGACGGTCGAACTCGACGGCTCGGCGTCGAGCGACCCCGACGGCGACCAGCTCGGCTACTCGTGGACGCAGCTGTCCGGCCCCGACGCCGGACTGAGCGTCTTCGACGCGCCGAACCCCACGTTCACCGCCCCCGAGGTCGACGGCGACGCGGACCTCGTCTTCGAACTCGAGGTCTCCGACGGCGTCGAGACGGCCACCGACACGGTGACCGTCACCGTCGAGGACACCGACGCCCAGAGCGAGGGCGACGTCGTCTTCGCGGTCAACGCCGGCGGTGACGAGTACACCGCCGCCGACGGCACCGTCTACGAGGCGGACACCGAGTTCTCCGGCGGCCAGACGTACAGCCTCACGACCGGCGAGGACATCGCCGGCACGGACGACGACACGCTCTACGAGACCGAGCGCTACGGCGACTTCTCGTACGACGTCCCGCTCCCCGACGGCGAGTACGAGGTGACGCTCCAGTTCGCGGAGATCTACCAGGGCGTCTCCCCGAACGACGACCCCGACGACGACGGCGCCGGCGACGGCAACGTCGGTGACCGCGTCTTCGACGTCGCCGTGGAGGGCGAGACCGTCCTCGACGACTACGACATCTTCGCCGAGGTCGGCTCGCTGACGGCCGTCGAGGAGACGGTCACGGCGGAGGTCACCGACGGCGAACTGAACGTCGACTTCACCACCGTCGAGGACAACGCGAAGGTGAGCGCCATCCGGGTCGAGTCGGTCGGCCCGGCCGAGGACCCCGACTCCGTCACGGAGGCGACCGTGACGGTCAACGGCGGGAGCGGGAACCTCGACGCGAGCACCTACAGCGGCGGGTCGTTCGTCGTCGAGAACACCGGCACCGAGAACATCGAGACGCTGACGCTCGACCTCGGCACGACGGCCCTCCCGGACGTCGTGTTCGACCCCGTCGGCACCGCCGGCGACGAGACCGGCAAGTGCTTCGTCGCCGACAGCGGCGCGAGCGCGGTCGGGCTCCTCACCGACGGCAGCGGGAGCGGCGACGCCTCCTGCCTCGACCCGTTCTCGAACCCGCACGACGGCGACCCCGACGACGGGTACGAGACGCTGACGGTCGAGTTCGACGACTTCGAACCGGGCGAGACGTTCGCCTTCTCGTCGGACCTCGACCCGACCAGCATCAAGGGCGCCCAGGGCACCCAGAACAGCCTCGCCGGTCCCATCGGCGGCAACGACGTCGTCGGCGCGACCGTGACCGTCGAGTCGGCCTCGGGCACCTCGACGGGCGAACTGTACAGCGACGGGAGCGCGGGCGGTTCCGAGGTGACGACCGCCTCGGCCCCCGCGGCGGCACCGACGCTCGGCGTCGACGGCGTCGCGCTCGGCGCCACGGACTTCCCGGCGCACGCGAGCGGCGCGGCCACCGTCGCCGAGGCGACCCAGACCGTGACGGTCTCGGACGTCGCCCCCGGCGCGACGGTGTCCCTGCTGCACACGGAGGGCGAACTCAACGTCGAGGGCGTCCCCGACGGCGGCTACGACCTCGACGCGTACGAGGCGAACCGACTGCTCGCGCTGGAGACGGCCACCGCCACGGCCGACGAGAACGGCGAGGCCACCTTCGAGGTGACGCTCACCGATTCGAGCGAGGCCGGCGGTCTGAACTACTTCGTCGCCACGACGGTCGACGACGCGGGCGAGACGGGCCTCGTCTCGCAGTCGGTGGTCCTCGACCTCGACCCCGACGGCGCGAGCGACGGCCCCGCCCCCATCGGCGACTTCGAGAACCCGCCGGGGGACCTCGACGGTGACGGCCTCTACGAGGACGTCAACGGCAACGGGGAGTTCACCATCGTCGACGTGCAGGCGCTGTTCGCCAACTTCGACGACGACGCCGTGCAGGACGACCCCGACGCCTTCGACTTCAGCGGGAACGGCGGCGTCTCCATCGTCGACGTGCAGGCGCTGTTCGCCGAGTTCCAGGACGGAGGAGCCGATGGTAGCTGA
- a CDS encoding DEAD/DEAH box helicase family protein produces the protein MNYQRALTRRGRGIGEYTSRGGVSRGVEPVTLSFEDGTVRVEGADDPLPGVEADPRTRTRRAPAHRYAALTAALEARGAPHEDRVLEAAPELPPLETSYELREYQREALDAWRDNRKRGVLELPTGSGKTVIAVVAMAALEVPTLVVVPTVDLLEQWRRDLEAEFDCPVGQMGGGEQRVEALTVSTYDSAYLRADEVGDRFGFVVFDEVHHLGGEGYRDIARLLAAPARLGLTATFERPDGAHEVVTDLVGPCVYRLDADDLAGEHLAAYDIKRLHVDLTPEERERYEAAQGTFVDYLARSNLDMRSGSDYQKLVMRSGTDPRAREALLAKQRARDVAMHADAKVDLLADLLDRHREDRIIVFTAATDLVYRLSERFLVPAITHQTGANERRTTLRRFRDGTYSRVVTANVLDEGVDVPDANVAVVLSGSGSEREFTQRLGRVLRPKGDAGGTSDGTSGDDADETARSRAGRALLYEVVTRETAEENVARRRR, from the coding sequence ATGAACTATCAGCGGGCGTTAACGAGGCGCGGGCGAGGAATAGGTGAATATACCAGTCGGGGCGGCGTGAGCAGGGGCGTGGAACCGGTCACCCTCTCGTTCGAGGACGGGACGGTTCGCGTCGAGGGGGCGGACGACCCGCTCCCGGGCGTCGAGGCCGACCCCCGGACGCGGACCCGGCGCGCGCCCGCCCACCGGTACGCCGCGCTCACGGCGGCCCTGGAGGCCCGCGGCGCTCCCCACGAGGACCGCGTCCTCGAGGCGGCACCCGAACTCCCCCCACTCGAGACGAGTTACGAACTCCGCGAGTACCAGCGCGAGGCGCTCGACGCGTGGCGGGACAACCGCAAGCGCGGCGTCCTCGAACTCCCGACGGGGAGCGGCAAGACGGTCATCGCGGTCGTGGCGATGGCGGCGCTCGAAGTGCCGACGCTCGTCGTCGTCCCGACGGTCGACCTGCTCGAACAGTGGCGACGCGACCTCGAAGCCGAGTTCGACTGCCCCGTCGGCCAGATGGGCGGCGGCGAACAGCGCGTCGAGGCGCTGACCGTCTCGACGTACGACTCGGCGTACCTCCGCGCCGACGAGGTGGGCGACCGCTTCGGCTTCGTCGTCTTCGACGAGGTCCACCACCTCGGCGGGGAGGGCTACCGCGACATCGCGCGCCTGCTCGCGGCCCCGGCGCGCCTCGGCCTCACCGCCACCTTCGAGCGCCCCGACGGCGCCCACGAGGTGGTGACGGACCTCGTCGGACCGTGCGTCTACCGACTCGACGCCGACGACCTCGCGGGCGAACACCTCGCCGCCTACGACATCAAGCGCCTCCACGTCGACCTCACGCCCGAGGAACGCGAACGGTACGAGGCCGCCCAGGGGACGTTCGTCGACTACCTCGCGCGCTCGAACCTCGACATGCGCTCGGGGAGCGACTACCAGAAGCTCGTGATGCGCTCGGGCACCGACCCGCGCGCGAGAGAGGCACTACTGGCGAAACAGCGCGCGCGCGACGTGGCGATGCACGCCGACGCCAAGGTCGACCTGCTCGCGGACCTCCTCGACCGCCACCGCGAGGACCGAATCATCGTCTTCACCGCCGCGACGGACCTCGTCTACCGCCTCTCCGAGCGCTTCCTCGTCCCCGCCATCACCCACCAGACGGGGGCGAACGAGCGCCGGACCACCCTCCGACGGTTCCGGGACGGGACTTACAGCCGGGTCGTCACGGCGAACGTCCTCGACGAGGGCGTCGACGTCCCCGACGCGAACGTCGCCGTCGTCCTCTCGGGCAGCGGGAGCGAACGCGAGTTCACCCAGCGACTCGGGCGTGTCCTCCGACCGAAGGGCGACGCTGGCGGGACCAGCGACGGCACCTCGGGGGACGACGCCGACGAGACGGCGCGCTCGCGCGCGGGACGGGCGCTCCTGTACGAGGTCGTCACCCGCGAGACCGCGGAGGAGAACGTCGCTCGGAGGCGTCGCTGA